A window from Enterocloster bolteae encodes these proteins:
- a CDS encoding helix-turn-helix domain-containing protein has protein sequence MEQILYAEKTDGIAIDRIRREAAFTMPCKHLHNEYEIYYLLEGQRYYFIDRRTYHVTGGSLVFIDRNQIHQTSQAGPGSHERILISLDQNPFSDFLAFTGEMSLEGFFRRNSGILNLDKEGQNLAEYLLDGAAKELHEKKPGFRHITMSKLSQLFILAQRHMSGPSSLSADLPLSTQPKHRKVDEVASYIIDHYDKALSLEIIAAHFYVNKCYLSRIFKEASGFTVNEYINMIRIRRARELLSNTSMSITEVSESVGYETITYFERVFHQYTQTSPSGYRKQYTF, from the coding sequence ATGGAACAGATCTTATATGCTGAAAAAACAGACGGCATAGCCATAGACCGCATCCGCAGGGAGGCAGCCTTTACCATGCCCTGTAAACATCTCCATAATGAATATGAGATATACTATCTGCTGGAGGGACAACGGTATTATTTCATTGACAGAAGGACCTACCATGTCACAGGCGGAAGCCTTGTGTTCATTGACAGAAACCAGATTCATCAGACCAGCCAGGCCGGCCCCGGCAGCCATGAGAGAATCCTTATATCTCTGGACCAGAATCCCTTTTCAGATTTCCTGGCATTTACAGGGGAAATGTCTCTGGAAGGCTTCTTCCGCCGTAATTCCGGCATTCTTAACCTGGACAAGGAGGGACAAAATCTGGCTGAATACCTGCTGGACGGCGCAGCAAAAGAACTGCATGAAAAAAAGCCGGGATTCCGGCATATAACCATGTCTAAGCTGTCCCAGCTGTTTATTCTCGCCCAAAGGCACATGTCAGGTCCTTCCTCCCTGTCTGCGGACCTTCCTCTTTCCACCCAGCCTAAACATAGGAAGGTGGACGAAGTTGCCTCCTATATCATTGACCATTATGATAAAGCCCTGTCCCTGGAGATAATTGCGGCTCATTTTTATGTCAACAAATGTTATCTGAGCCGTATATTCAAGGAAGCATCCGGATTCACTGTCAATGAATATATTAATATGATACGAATTCGCCGGGCCAGAGAACTTTTATCCAACACTTCCATGAGCATCACAGAGGTATCGGAATCTGTTGGATATGAGACCATTACCTATTTTGAACGGGTGTTTCACCAGTACACCCAGACCTCGCCTTCCGGATACAGAAAGCAGTACACGTTTTAA
- a CDS encoding amidohydrolase — translation MAMLLIKNGLIHNAVDRNPFIADILVDNKKIVKIEPDMFWDGAEVYDAAGSEIYPGFVEAHAHTGLSGYGIGYEGHDYNELGDIISPQLRAIDGIEPRDETLLEARNAGVTTLCVGPGSANVLGGTFAAIKPVGCRVEQMCLKKEAAMKCAFGENPKRNYKEKGNSSRMTTAARLRDVLFRAREYEAKLASAGDHIADRPPFDMKLQAMLPVLRKEIPLKAHAHQANDFFTALRIAREFDVDITLEHVTEGHLVAEELAKENVMLAVGPTLGHANKFELRNKTWDTPGVLAARGCHVSIITDAPFIPQQYLALCAGLAVKAGMDEFEALKAITIHPAEHIGVAHRVGSLEAGKDADIVVTDGNPFDIQTNILSVFIDGRQVFSCRR, via the coding sequence ATGGCTATGCTGCTGATTAAAAACGGACTTATTCATAATGCGGTCGACCGGAATCCTTTTATCGCTGATATTCTGGTGGATAACAAAAAAATCGTGAAAATTGAGCCGGACATGTTCTGGGATGGTGCAGAAGTATACGATGCGGCAGGATCTGAGATATATCCAGGCTTTGTAGAAGCCCATGCCCATACCGGTTTGTCCGGCTATGGCATTGGCTACGAAGGACATGACTATAATGAACTGGGAGATATTATTTCTCCACAGCTTCGCGCCATTGATGGAATTGAACCCAGGGATGAAACCTTGCTGGAGGCGCGAAATGCAGGTGTAACAACCCTCTGCGTAGGCCCTGGCAGTGCAAATGTTCTGGGCGGTACCTTTGCTGCCATCAAACCCGTTGGGTGCAGGGTGGAGCAGATGTGTCTTAAAAAAGAAGCTGCCATGAAGTGTGCCTTTGGTGAGAATCCAAAGCGTAACTACAAGGAGAAAGGGAACTCCAGCCGCATGACCACTGCTGCCCGCCTGCGTGATGTTCTTTTCAGGGCCAGGGAATATGAGGCAAAACTGGCTAGTGCCGGCGATCATATAGCAGACCGTCCCCCCTTTGATATGAAACTCCAGGCCATGCTGCCGGTGCTCCGGAAAGAAATCCCGCTGAAGGCCCACGCCCACCAGGCAAATGACTTTTTTACCGCTCTTCGTATCGCCAGGGAGTTTGATGTCGATATTACACTGGAACATGTCACGGAAGGGCACCTGGTCGCAGAAGAACTGGCAAAGGAAAACGTAATGCTGGCTGTGGGACCCACGCTGGGCCATGCAAACAAGTTTGAGCTGAGAAACAAAACCTGGGACACGCCTGGCGTACTGGCGGCCCGGGGCTGCCATGTTTCCATCATTACTGATGCTCCCTTTATCCCTCAGCAGTATCTTGCTCTCTGCGCAGGCCTGGCGGTCAAGGCTGGGATGGATGAGTTTGAAGCTCTGAAAGCCATAACCATTCATCCCGCTGAGCATATTGGTGTGGCTCACCGGGTAGGCTCCCTGGAAGCGGGTAAAGATGCGGATATTGTGGTGACCGACGGAAATCCCTTTGATATCCAAACCAATATCCTTTCTGTATTTATTGATGGAAGGCAGGTGTTTTCCTGTAGGAGATAG
- a CDS encoding tetratricopeptide repeat protein gives MVRSENQVANPVRTNIELSEKVLELNKQLAKDPENAELWIKRGLALVEQNLMREAVESYSKALCLDPFNWLGYRNRAHRHLSCWEFQEACSDFIMSTRLVPNTVDIHEIWEAWYLLALSHYLLGEYEKAADAYKTCYSLARGDDIITTTGWYWSTLMRLDRKEEAEGILAFITKDMKFEASREAYFSTLRMFKGWVSPEDTEAQCNMPDCKDKFTRLYAISNYYYITGDLDNSNRVIDRILDEAGPEWWMVFGYLAAMVDKKARSNA, from the coding sequence ATGGTACGCAGTGAGAATCAAGTAGCAAATCCAGTACGAACCAACATTGAACTGTCTGAAAAGGTCCTGGAACTAAACAAGCAGCTGGCTAAGGATCCTGAGAATGCAGAGCTTTGGATCAAACGGGGTCTGGCCTTAGTAGAGCAGAACCTGATGCGGGAAGCGGTTGAATCCTACTCCAAGGCCCTTTGCCTGGATCCATTCAACTGGCTGGGATACCGCAACCGCGCACACCGCCACCTGTCCTGTTGGGAATTCCAGGAAGCCTGCTCTGACTTTATTATGTCTACCCGGCTGGTTCCCAACACGGTTGATATCCACGAAATCTGGGAGGCCTGGTATCTGCTGGCGCTGTCCCATTATCTGCTGGGCGAATATGAAAAGGCGGCGGACGCCTACAAAACCTGCTACAGCCTGGCCCGCGGAGACGACATTATAACGACCACTGGATGGTACTGGTCTACTCTCATGCGCCTGGACCGTAAGGAGGAAGCAGAAGGTATTTTGGCGTTTATCACCAAGGATATGAAATTTGAGGCAAGCCGCGAAGCCTACTTCAGTACGCTTCGTATGTTCAAGGGCTGGGTTTCTCCTGAGGATACCGAGGCTCAGTGTAATATGCCTGACTGCAAGGATAAGTTTACCCGCCTGTATGCCATCTCCAACTATTACTATATTACCGGAGATCTGGATAATTCCAACCGTGTTATTGACCGTATTCTGGATGAAGCCGGGCCTGAATGGTGGATGGTCTTTGGCTACCTGGCTGCAATGGTTGATAAGAAGGCGCGCAGCAACGCTTAA
- a CDS encoding ABC transporter ATP-binding protein: MSDTILEVHNLKKYFKVPAGTLHAVDNVSFHIDKGETLGLVGESGCGKSTVGRVILRLIPHTDGQVIYQGEDILSYDNRKMQSLRKKMQIIFQDPYSCLDPRKTIGQIIAEPLRIHKTYPSGEINDRVLDLMAKGGVSRKLFNSYPHELDGGRRQRVGIIRALALNPEFIICDEPVSSLDVSIQAQILNLLQELQSTMGLTYLFISHDLSVVRHISNRILVMYLGQMVEICDSRELFRNPVHPYTKALLSAVPIAKYGYKRERILLEGDVPSPINPKPGCKFANRCLMAQDICRRQEPPVYTVSPGHQVCCHMAEH, encoded by the coding sequence ATGAGTGATACGATTTTAGAGGTTCACAACTTGAAGAAGTATTTTAAGGTGCCGGCAGGTACGCTCCATGCAGTGGATAATGTGAGTTTCCATATAGATAAGGGGGAGACGTTAGGGCTTGTTGGGGAGAGCGGATGCGGGAAGTCAACGGTAGGAAGGGTGATCCTGCGCCTGATTCCCCATACAGATGGTCAGGTCATTTATCAGGGAGAGGATATACTTTCCTATGATAACAGGAAGATGCAGAGTTTGAGAAAGAAAATGCAGATCATATTTCAGGATCCGTATTCCTGCCTGGATCCCAGAAAGACCATTGGTCAGATCATAGCGGAGCCGCTGCGCATACATAAGACATATCCGTCAGGGGAGATTAATGACAGGGTATTGGATTTAATGGCCAAGGGCGGTGTGAGCAGAAAACTGTTTAACAGCTATCCCCATGAATTAGATGGGGGAAGACGCCAGCGGGTGGGAATCATAAGGGCGCTGGCCCTGAATCCGGAGTTTATCATATGTGATGAACCGGTGTCATCCCTGGATGTATCCATACAGGCCCAGATACTTAACCTGCTCCAGGAGCTTCAGAGCACAATGGGGTTAACCTATCTGTTTATATCCCATGACCTGAGCGTGGTGCGCCATATCAGCAACCGGATACTTGTAATGTATCTGGGCCAGATGGTGGAAATATGTGATTCCAGGGAACTTTTTAGGAATCCCGTGCATCCGTATACAAAGGCACTGCTGTCTGCTGTTCCCATTGCCAAGTATGGATATAAAAGGGAGCGGATTCTATTGGAGGGAGATGTACCCAGCCCAATCAATCCCAAGCCCGGCTGCAAATTTGCAAACCGCTGCCTGATGGCTCAGGACATATGCAGGCGTCAGGAGCCTCCGGTATATACGGTGTCGCCTGGCCATCAGGTGTGCTGTCACATGGCGGAACACTAG
- a CDS encoding alpha/beta hydrolase family protein, producing the protein MTNKTTENHSIPVRLTDLLHFKSLSNPSLSLDGTRAAFMTHQCSRTQDGYDSNLWIYDLSRSRTIQVTSGNKKQVFCWAPDGSLLYATPDAETHFTKVNPEGSLSPAFSIPIRVKAIQPVTDALWLVEAASFVNEEAKGLLTEKICVVLEELPAHFNGVGYTSGSRNSLYLFNQFTGSLRQITPPRFETMGYTLCMKEQKIVCHGHEYTDVRGIRGSVYLYDIPAETGSIVVKPNIYRIYYAAMTGQNLLFAGTKGNHDSNENPIFYTLNLSSNEVSELCYPDHYIGGLGIGSDCRYGTGTTSLCSGDSIYFTSAHFESSHLFQVTSDGSFRQISRREGSIDCFDIKGDKAVFVGMRDMGLQELYTLNLVTGQETRLTNFNRDYADSHRICPPVPCYFKNHDNMTITGWVIPPANYDVNRTYPAILDIHGGPKACYGMVFYHEMQLWANEGYFVFFCNPRGSDGHGDAYSTISGINGTLDYDDLMQFTDHVLDIYPQIDRTRVGVTGGSYGGFLTNWIAGHTDRFAAAASQRSIGDWMVHYAACDSGFWVTSEQFPPSPLYDAKNAWEHSPGKYAMNIKTPMLFIHSDEDRRCPLSEMMPVYTGAILAGIPVRMCLFHGENHELSRAGKPRCRMKRLAEITNWMDKYLKGERME; encoded by the coding sequence ATGACTAACAAAACTACTGAAAATCATTCCATTCCTGTAAGGCTTACCGATCTTCTGCATTTTAAAAGCCTTTCCAACCCGTCTCTTTCTCTGGATGGAACACGCGCTGCATTCATGACTCATCAGTGCAGCCGGACCCAGGATGGATATGATTCTAATCTTTGGATATATGATTTAAGCCGCAGCCGTACCATTCAGGTGACCTCCGGCAATAAAAAACAGGTTTTCTGCTGGGCACCGGACGGCTCGCTTCTCTATGCCACGCCCGACGCCGAAACCCACTTTACTAAAGTGAATCCTGAAGGCAGCCTCAGCCCGGCCTTTAGCATACCCATACGGGTCAAGGCTATTCAGCCCGTAACGGATGCTCTATGGCTTGTGGAAGCTGCCAGCTTTGTAAATGAAGAAGCCAAGGGACTGCTGACGGAAAAAATCTGTGTGGTTCTGGAGGAACTTCCTGCCCATTTCAACGGTGTGGGATACACCTCCGGCAGCCGCAACAGCCTGTATTTGTTTAACCAGTTCACTGGCTCTCTCCGGCAGATTACGCCTCCCCGCTTTGAAACAATGGGCTACACTCTGTGCATGAAGGAACAAAAAATTGTATGTCATGGACATGAATATACAGATGTCCGCGGAATCAGAGGAAGCGTCTATCTGTATGACATTCCCGCCGAAACTGGCAGCATTGTTGTGAAGCCCAATATCTACCGGATTTACTATGCCGCCATGACAGGCCAGAATCTGCTGTTTGCCGGTACAAAAGGAAACCATGACAGCAATGAAAATCCCATCTTCTATACACTTAACCTTTCCAGCAATGAAGTTTCTGAGCTTTGCTATCCTGACCATTATATAGGCGGGCTGGGCATCGGCTCCGACTGCCGCTATGGAACCGGCACCACCAGTCTGTGCTCTGGAGACAGCATATACTTCACCTCCGCACATTTTGAATCCAGTCACCTGTTTCAGGTGACATCCGACGGCAGCTTCCGCCAAATCAGCCGCCGGGAAGGATCCATAGACTGCTTTGACATAAAGGGTGATAAAGCTGTTTTCGTAGGAATGCGGGACATGGGCCTGCAGGAGCTGTATACGCTTAATCTGGTCACGGGTCAGGAAACCAGACTTACAAATTTCAACCGGGACTATGCAGACAGCCACAGGATTTGCCCGCCCGTTCCCTGCTACTTTAAAAATCATGATAATATGACCATAACCGGCTGGGTGATTCCCCCTGCCAATTATGATGTAAACCGTACTTACCCTGCTATTCTGGACATCCATGGCGGTCCCAAGGCCTGCTATGGTATGGTTTTCTACCATGAGATGCAGCTCTGGGCCAATGAGGGTTACTTTGTATTCTTCTGTAATCCCAGGGGAAGCGACGGCCACGGGGATGCCTATTCTACAATCTCCGGCATCAACGGAACCCTGGACTATGATGACCTGATGCAATTTACGGACCATGTTTTGGACATATATCCCCAAATTGACCGGACCCGGGTCGGTGTCACCGGCGGCTCCTATGGAGGCTTCCTGACCAATTGGATTGCAGGCCATACAGACCGGTTTGCTGCAGCGGCTAGCCAGCGCAGTATCGGTGACTGGATGGTGCATTATGCTGCCTGTGACAGCGGCTTCTGGGTCACCAGCGAGCAGTTTCCCCCATCACCGCTGTATGACGCCAAAAACGCCTGGGAGCATTCCCCTGGGAAATATGCTATGAACATTAAAACTCCTATGCTCTTTATCCATTCTGATGAAGACCGTCGCTGCCCTCTGAGTGAAATGATGCCGGTTTATACCGGAGCAATACTGGCAGGCATACCCGTGCGTATGTGCCTGTTCCATGGAGAAAACCATGAACTGTCCCGTGCCGGCAAGCCCCGCTGCCGCATGAAACGCCTGGCAGAGATTACAAACTGGATGGACAAATACCTGAAAGGAGAACGTATGGAATGA
- a CDS encoding alpha-galactosidase: MIYENDVVRDVQIAYIGGGSRGWARTFMTDLAMEPRMRGTIRLYDIDTEAAKANETIGNHLSQRKETVGKWIYRTCMSMEEALTGADFIVISILPGTFDEMAVDVHMPERLGICQSVGDTAGPGGMIRALRTIPIYVEFAEAIRQYAPDAWVINYTNPMSLCVKTLYHVFPQIKAFGCCHEVFGTQKVLKGIAEDVLGLKHIDRKDIQVNVLGINHFTWFDYASYKGIDLFPMYRKYVDEHFEEGYAERDTNWANACFACAHRVKFDLFRRYGLIAAAGDRHLAEFMPGNEYLKDPETVEKWKFALTSVDWRKEDLENRLEKSRRLLNGEEEINLEPSGEEGILLIKALCGLERVVSNVNIPNTGLQIGNLPAKAVVETNAVFERNAIRPILAGPLPECVRELIMPAVENHEAILEAALTCNEELVVRAFMNDPQVKGRKCKEQDIRQLVRDMLDGTKKYLPKGWK, encoded by the coding sequence ATGATTTATGAAAATGATGTGGTAAGGGACGTGCAGATTGCATACATAGGAGGCGGTTCCCGGGGATGGGCCAGAACTTTTATGACAGACCTGGCTATGGAGCCAAGGATGAGGGGAACTATACGGCTGTACGATATTGATACAGAGGCCGCAAAGGCCAATGAGACAATTGGAAACCACCTGTCCCAGAGAAAAGAAACAGTAGGTAAATGGATATACAGGACCTGCATGAGCATGGAAGAGGCCCTGACAGGAGCTGATTTTATTGTTATCTCCATTCTTCCCGGAACCTTTGACGAGATGGCGGTGGATGTTCATATGCCGGAGCGTCTTGGAATCTGCCAGTCCGTGGGTGATACGGCTGGGCCGGGAGGTATGATAAGAGCCCTCCGCACCATTCCTATATATGTAGAATTTGCAGAAGCCATCAGACAATATGCCCCGGATGCCTGGGTTATCAATTATACCAATCCCATGTCCTTGTGTGTAAAGACGCTGTACCACGTCTTTCCGCAGATTAAGGCATTTGGATGCTGTCATGAAGTATTCGGCACCCAGAAGGTATTAAAGGGGATTGCAGAGGATGTTCTGGGGCTTAAGCACATTGACAGGAAGGATATCCAGGTAAATGTTTTGGGTATCAACCATTTTACATGGTTTGACTATGCATCTTACAAGGGAATCGACCTGTTCCCCATGTACAGGAAATATGTGGATGAACATTTTGAGGAGGGTTATGCGGAGCGTGATACCAACTGGGCTAATGCATGCTTTGCCTGTGCGCACAGGGTGAAATTTGACCTGTTCAGGCGTTATGGTCTCATAGCCGCAGCCGGAGACCGGCATCTGGCTGAGTTTATGCCGGGGAATGAATATCTGAAGGATCCTGAGACAGTGGAAAAATGGAAATTTGCCTTGACTTCTGTGGACTGGCGTAAGGAGGATTTGGAAAACAGGCTTGAAAAGAGCCGCAGGCTTTTAAATGGTGAGGAGGAGATTAATTTAGAGCCCTCGGGGGAGGAAGGAATTCTTCTCATCAAAGCGCTCTGCGGTTTGGAGCGGGTGGTCAGCAACGTGAACATACCCAATACAGGCCTGCAGATTGGAAATCTTCCAGCAAAAGCAGTGGTGGAGACAAACGCCGTATTTGAGCGAAATGCCATCCGCCCCATTCTGGCCGGGCCTCTGCCTGAGTGTGTGAGGGAACTTATTATGCCGGCGGTGGAGAACCATGAGGCCATACTGGAAGCAGCACTTACCTGTAATGAGGAACTGGTGGTCCGGGCTTTTATGAATGATCCCCAGGTTAAAGGCAGGAAGTGTAAAGAACAGGATATCAGACAGCTTGTAAGGGATATGCTGGACGGAACCAAAAAATATCTTCCGAAGGGATGGAAGTAA
- a CDS encoding ABC transporter ATP-binding protein: MSENLLEIKDLSIEFRTYDGVVKAINHMSFDVPKGKTVGLVGETGAGKTTTALSVMGLVPNPPGVITSGSILFEGTDLLKLNESAMCQYRGKKIGMIFQNPMTSLNPVYTVGHQISDVIKQHQNVDQKEAWKRAGDMLEIVGIPRERLTNYPHEFSGGMKQRVCIAMGLSCNPQLLIADEPTTALDVTIQAQILELMKGLKEKYKTSTIFITHALGVVAEIADYVVVVYAGCVIEKGTIQEVFEQPSHPYTQGLFGCLPDIESEESAMLHVIRGSMPDPMDLPAGCKFCPRCDKAMDICRTTDPKDMSIGGEHTVKCHLYGKEELV, from the coding sequence ATGAGCGAAAACCTGCTTGAGATAAAAGATTTAAGCATTGAATTCCGCACATATGACGGAGTGGTGAAGGCAATCAACCATATGTCGTTTGATGTGCCCAAGGGAAAGACCGTGGGGCTTGTGGGGGAAACTGGGGCAGGTAAGACGACCACGGCCCTGTCTGTCATGGGTCTTGTACCAAACCCGCCTGGTGTCATCACATCTGGTTCCATCCTGTTTGAGGGCACGGATCTGTTGAAGCTGAATGAGTCGGCCATGTGCCAGTACCGCGGAAAGAAAATAGGAATGATATTCCAGAATCCCATGACATCCTTAAATCCGGTTTATACAGTGGGGCATCAAATCAGCGATGTCATCAAACAGCATCAGAATGTTGACCAGAAGGAGGCATGGAAGAGGGCCGGTGATATGCTGGAAATCGTGGGTATTCCAAGAGAGCGCCTCACAAACTATCCTCACGAGTTTTCAGGAGGTATGAAGCAAAGGGTATGTATCGCTATGGGGTTGTCCTGTAATCCTCAGCTGCTGATTGCGGATGAGCCCACAACTGCTTTGGATGTGACCATTCAGGCCCAGATTCTGGAATTAATGAAGGGCTTGAAGGAGAAATATAAGACTTCCACAATATTCATAACCCACGCACTGGGGGTTGTGGCGGAGATTGCAGATTATGTGGTAGTGGTCTATGCAGGGTGCGTTATTGAGAAGGGGACGATACAGGAGGTTTTTGAACAGCCGTCCCATCCATATACACAGGGCCTGTTTGGATGTCTTCCGGATATTGAGTCAGAGGAGTCCGCGATGCTTCACGTAATCAGGGGTTCTATGCCGGACCCCATGGATTTGCCCGCAGGATGCAAATTTTGTCCGAGATGTGACAAGGCCATGGATATATGCAGGACAACAGATCCAAAGGACATGTCCATAGGCGGGGAGCACACTGTAAAATGTCATTTATACGGAAAGGAAGAACTGGTATGA
- a CDS encoding S9 family peptidase, giving the protein MKHPELLSLHSVSDLRISPGTSRCAFLVHTPCEAENNYETHLYVSDFTVSYPIGMSGITSFAWVDDAALAVGRPSADSTQFALLSLKDGSEGTVWNIPFDARIEGWVLGQLLISARRPITEEKAQEDGSWTILDELPIWEDGEGYRAKIRRQLFLCSYGGQPIRISPEEMDVRIVSAHSNGLAYAGYILGNHGRIVNEIRYWAGEDRLLRRNCGDIRHLALGSNYAFIYALDIERETDSAPALIQVSLDTGKADPLYVSGIAVGNYIVSDIGLQGKILCADGDALYFAATKEGSSQIYKLSASGEPLCLTLDPGSIEQLDVRAGRIVFAGLRRGSCQEVYVLEDGEQMISHLHGNDTLPFYPMVEIPCHGIQGWALREETEEKTCPAVIFLHDGPQQAFGKVYHFGMQLLAQNGYVVLFANLPGSMGYGKDFSMLDGHLGDDDCNGLIRFLDAALDACPEIDPSRLAVIGTGYGAYLAAAATGKCNRFGAAICDGVISNCVSMVSTSDHGIAFAEKQMKACAFKQTGELWKRSPLSRIASMKTPTLLLHGENDRSSHLSQGQMLFTALKIHGVPARLCVFPGENHSLASKGTPLARDRYHTEILRWLKMYL; this is encoded by the coding sequence ATGAAGCATCCTGAACTACTAAGTCTGCACAGCGTATCGGATCTGCGGATCTCTCCCGGAACAAGCCGCTGCGCGTTCCTTGTCCACACTCCCTGTGAAGCAGAAAATAATTATGAAACCCATCTGTATGTCAGTGATTTTACCGTGTCTTATCCCATTGGGATGTCCGGCATTACCAGCTTTGCCTGGGTAGATGATGCTGCACTGGCGGTTGGGCGTCCCAGCGCAGATAGTACACAATTCGCGCTTTTGTCCCTGAAGGACGGTTCGGAAGGAACCGTCTGGAACATCCCCTTTGACGCCAGAATTGAAGGATGGGTTTTGGGACAGCTTCTCATCTCAGCCCGCCGCCCAATTACCGAGGAAAAGGCTCAGGAGGATGGATCGTGGACAATCCTGGATGAACTTCCCATTTGGGAGGACGGCGAGGGATACCGTGCCAAAATCCGGCGTCAGCTTTTTCTTTGTTCCTACGGCGGCCAGCCTATACGTATTTCTCCTGAGGAGATGGATGTCCGTATTGTATCAGCACATTCAAACGGTCTGGCCTATGCCGGATATATCCTCGGGAACCATGGGAGGATCGTCAATGAGATCCGCTATTGGGCCGGAGAAGACCGGTTACTCCGCAGGAACTGCGGTGATATCAGACATCTTGCCCTGGGCAGCAATTATGCTTTTATCTATGCTCTTGATATTGAGCGTGAGACAGACTCTGCTCCCGCCCTGATACAGGTTTCCCTGGACACCGGCAAAGCTGATCCCCTGTATGTTTCCGGAATTGCGGTTGGCAATTACATTGTTTCCGATATCGGCCTGCAGGGGAAAATTCTATGCGCAGATGGTGATGCTCTCTATTTTGCCGCCACAAAGGAAGGCTCCTCCCAGATTTATAAACTGTCTGCCTCAGGCGAACCGCTATGCCTGACCCTTGACCCAGGCAGTATTGAACAGCTGGACGTTCGGGCAGGACGGATTGTTTTTGCTGGTTTGCGCAGGGGCTCCTGTCAGGAGGTCTACGTCCTGGAGGATGGGGAACAAATGATTTCACACCTACACGGTAATGACACGCTTCCTTTTTACCCTATGGTGGAAATTCCCTGCCATGGTATTCAGGGCTGGGCTCTTCGGGAAGAAACAGAGGAAAAGACTTGCCCGGCGGTTATATTTCTTCATGATGGTCCTCAGCAGGCATTTGGTAAAGTGTACCACTTTGGTATGCAGCTGCTTGCCCAAAACGGCTATGTTGTGCTGTTTGCCAACCTGCCCGGCAGCATGGGCTATGGCAAAGATTTTTCCATGCTGGACGGACACTTGGGAGACGATGACTGCAACGGTCTTATCCGTTTCCTGGACGCTGCTCTGGATGCCTGCCCTGAGATCGATCCCAGCCGTCTGGCTGTGATTGGCACCGGCTACGGAGCTTATCTGGCTGCGGCTGCCACGGGAAAATGTAACCGCTTCGGAGCCGCAATCTGTGATGGGGTCATTTCCAACTGTGTTTCTATGGTATCCACCAGTGATCATGGCATTGCCTTTGCCGAAAAACAGATGAAAGCCTGTGCTTTTAAGCAAACCGGGGAACTGTGGAAACGTTCTCCTCTCAGCCGCATCGCTTCCATGAAAACGCCCACTTTGCTGCTTCACGGTGAGAACGACCGCAGCAGCCATCTTTCTCAGGGACAGATGCTCTTCACCGCGCTAAAGATTCATGGCGTGCCGGCCAGATTATGTGTATTCCCCGGAGAAAACCACAGCCTTGCAAGCAAGGGAACACCTCTGGCCCGTGACCGTTATCACACCGAAATCCTTCGGTGGCTGAAAATGTATCTATAA